In one window of Brassica rapa cultivar Chiifu-401-42 chromosome A07, CAAS_Brap_v3.01, whole genome shotgun sequence DNA:
- the LOC103830226 gene encoding U5 small nuclear ribonucleoprotein 40 kDa protein, with protein sequence MDIVNRDNEPMEWSTVPYNAPQGPVSNGKQRTSSLEAPIMLLSGHQSAIYTMQFNPAGTVIASGSHDREIFLWRVHGDCKNFMVLKGHKNAILDLHWTSDGLQIVSASPDKTLRAWDVETGKQVKKMAEHSSFVNSCCPSRRGLPLIVSGSDDGTAKLWDMRQRGAVQTFPDKYQITAVSFSDAADKIFTGGVDNDVKVWDLRKGEAIMTLEGHQDTITGMSLSPDGSYLLTNAMDCKLCVWDMRPYAPQNRCVKIFEGHQHNFEKNLLKCAWSPDGSKVTAGSADRMVHIWDTTSRRILYKLPGHNGSVNECVFHPHEPIIGSCSSDKLIYLGEI encoded by the coding sequence ATGGATATTGTCAATAGAGATAATGAGCCAATGGAATGGTCCACTGTCCCTTACAACGCTCCTCAAGGACCTGTCTCCAACGGCAAGCAACGAACTTCGAGCTTGGAAGCGCCTATTATGCTTCTCAGTGGACACCAAAGTGCTATCTACACCATGCAGTTCAACCCTGCTGGCACCGTGATCGCCTCCGGTTCCCACGACAGAGAGATCTTCCTCTGGAGAGTTCACGGAGACTGCAAAAACTTCATGGTTCTGAAAGGTCACAAGAACGCTATCCTCGATCTTCACTGGACCAGCGACGGTTTGCAGATTGTGTCAGCCAGTCCTGACAAAACCCTTAGAGCGTGGGATGTTGAAACGGGGAAGCAAGTCAAGAAGATGGCTGAGCATTCCTCGTTTGTGAACTCTTGCTGCCCTTCGCGTCGTGGGTTGCCTCTTATAGTAAGTGGGTCTGATGATGGCACTGCTAAGCTCTGGGATATGCGTCAGAGAGGAGCTGTACAGACGTTTCCTGATAAGTACCAGATCACAGCCGTGAGTTTCTCTGATGCTGCTGATAAGATATTCACTGGGGGTGTGGATAACGATGTTAAAGTGTGGGACTTGAGGAAAGGTGAAGCGATTATGACACTTGAAGGTCATCAAGATACGATAACTGGTATGAGCTTAAGTCCAGACGGGTCTTACCTTCTCACTAATGCTATGGACTGTAAGCTCTGTGTTTGGGATATGCGTCCTTACGCTCCTCAGAACCGGTGTGTGAAGATCTTTGAAGGGCATCAGCATAACTTTGAGAAGAACTTGTTGAAATGTGCGTGGTCACCTGATGGTAGTAAAGTCACAGCGGGCAGTGCGGATCGAATGGTTCATATATGGGACACGACGTCTAGGAGGATTCTGTATAAGCTCCCGGGTCATAATGGGTCTGTTAATGAGTGTGTCTTCCATCCTCATGAACCAATCATTGGATCTTGCAGTAGTGATAAACTGATATATCTTGGTGAGATCTGA